The proteins below are encoded in one region of Silene latifolia isolate original U9 population chromosome 2, ASM4854445v1, whole genome shotgun sequence:
- the LOC141642995 gene encoding putative cytosolic oligopeptidase A has protein sequence MHPNPKNTTSGIAPFYLKLLFLVILMASSSLTLSRSLLSPLSLSLRRCPRRIPRKSLPCPLWSAAYVTCLQRPHRRTATTIPSLSSTSLLPSRASHMASSAAVAVADADVSSNPLLSDFYFPPFDSVSADHVRPGVRALLKQLESDLDELEKTVEPKWEKLVEPLEKMVDKLTVAWGMVNHLKSVQDSPQLRAAIEEVQPEKVKFDLRLGQSKPLYEAFRAIRESSNWPQLSQARKRIVENQLKEAVLSGVSLEDDKRDQFNKVQQELKKLTEKFEENVLDATKKFEKLVTDKKEIEGLPATALGLAAQTAASKGHENANAEDGPWIITLDGPSYMSVMQHAKNRSLREEVYRAYVTRASSGDLDNTEIINQILKLRLETANLLGYKNYAEVSMAMKMATVDKAEELLEKLRVASWDPAVQDMEEIKSFATQQGAAEADNLTHWDTTFWSERLRESKYDINEEELRPYFSLPKVMDGLFSLAKKLFGIEIEPADGLAPVWNKDVRFYCVKDSSGAPIAYFYFDPYSRPSEKRGGAWMDEVVSRSRVLSRGGSPVRLPVAHMVCNQTPPVGEKPSLMTFREVETVFHEFGHALQHMLTREDEGLVAGIRGIEWDAVELPSQFMENWCYHRDTLMGIAKHYESGEILHEDVYKKLLAARTFRAGSLSLRQLRFATLDLELHSRYVPGGTESIYDVDQRVSKRTQVIPPLPEDRFLCGFSHIFAGGYAAGYYSYKWAEVLSADAFSAFEDVGLDNDKAVIETGRRFRETILALGGGKAPLEVFVEFRGREPSPEPLLRHNGLLAATASA, from the exons ATGCACCCAAACCCAAAAAACACAACCTCAGGGATAGCACCATTCTACTTAAAACTCTTGTTCCTAGTAATTTTAATGGCTTCTTCCTCCTTGACTCTCTCTCGTTCCCTCCTCTCTCCTCTCTCACTCTCTCTCCGCCGCTGCCCTCGCCGCATTCCTCGTAAATCCCTCCCTTGTCCTCTCTGGTCCGCCGCCTACGTCACCTGTCTCCAACGCCCTCACCGCCGCACCGCAACAACAATCCCTTCCTTGTCATCCACGTCACTCCTCCCCTCACGTGCCTCTCACATGGCTTCCTCCGCCGCCGTCGCCGTCGCTGATGCTGACGTCTCTTCCAACCCTCTCTTGTCCGACTTCTACTTCCCGCCTTTCGATTCCGTCTCCGCCGATCATGTTCGCCCCGGCGTCCGCGCGCTGCTCAAACAACTT GAAAGTGATTTAGATGAGTTGGAGAAGACGGTTGAGCCGAAATGGGAGAAGCTAGTGGAGCCATTAGAGAAGATGGTTGATAAGCTAACCGTCGCTTGGGGGATGGTTAACCACCTTAAGTCTGTTCAAGACTCTCCTCAACTTCGCGCTGCTATCGAGGAAGTCCAG CCGGAGAAGGTGAAATTTGATCTTAGGCTGGGCCAAAGTAAGCCCCTTTATGAAGCATTTAGAGCTATCCGTGAATCCTCTAACTGGCCACAGTTGAGCCAGGCTCGAAAACGGATTGTTGAAA ATCAACTTAAGGAGGCTGTTCTCAGTGGTGTTTCTCTCGAGGATGACAAGAGAGACCAATTTAATAAAGTTCAGCAG GAGTTAAAAAAACTTACTGAAAAGTTTGAGGAGAATGTGCTGGATGCGACAAAGAAATTTGAAAAATTAGTAACTGACAAGAAAGAAATTGAAGGACTGCCTGCAACTGCTCTAGGGTTGGCCGCACAAACAGCTGCATCTAAG GGACATGAAAATGCTAATGCTGAAGATGGACCATGGATCATAACATTAGATGGTCCAAGCTATATGTCTGTTATGCAACATGCGAAAAACCGGTCTTTACGTGAAGAAGTATACCGTGCTTATGTGACCCGTGCTTCAAGTGGCGATCTGGATAACACTGAAATCATCAATCAAATATTAAAACTTCGATTAGAGACGGCAAACCTACTTGGATACAAAAACTATGCTGAG GTGAGCATGGCAATGAAAATGGCGACTGTTGATAAAGCAGAAGAACTTTTAGAAAAGCTTCGTGTTGCATCTTGGGATCCTGCTGTTCAAG ATATGGAAGAAATTAAAAGTTTCGCCACGCAGCAAGGTGCAGCTGAGGCTGACAATTTGACGCACTGGGATACTACCTTCTGGAGTGAGAGGCTTCGGGAGTCTAAGTATGACATAAATGAG GAGGAACTGCGCCCATATTTTTCATTGCCGAAGGTTATGGATGGTTTGTTTTCTCTAGCGAAGAAGctatttggaattgaaattgagcCTGCTGATGGCCTAGCTCCT GTGTGGAACAAAGATGTTCGGTTTTATTGTGTCAAGGATTCATCTGGAGCTCCTATTGCTTACTTCTATTTTGATCCATACTCCCGTCCATCAGAAAAACGAGGTGGTGCATGGATGGATGAGGTTGTCTCTCGAAGTCGCGTGCTATCACGTGGTGGGTCCCCTGTTAGGCTTCCTGTGGCACATATGGTTTGCAATCAAACTCCTCCAGTTGGCGAGAAGCCTAGTCTCATGACATTCCGCGAA GTTGAGACTGTTTTCCATGAATTTGGTCATGCACTTCAACATATGCTTACCAG GGAGGACGAGGGTCTTGTGGCTGGCATTCGAGGTATAGAGTGGGATGCTGTTGAGCTTCCTTCCCAATTTATGGAGAACTGGTGTTACCATAG AGACACTTTAATGGGAATTGCAAAACACTATGAGAGTGGTGAGATTCTTCATGAGGATGTTTACAAGAAACTCCTTGCAGCGAGGACTTTTCGTGCTGGTTCTTTGAGCCTTAGACAG CTAAGATTTGCTACTTTGGACTTGGAGTTGCACTCAAGGTATGTTCCAGGAGGTACAGAATCCATTTATGATGTTGATCAACGTGTCAGCAAGCGCACACAAGTCATTCCTCCGCTCCCTGAGGATCGGTTCCTTTGTGGTTTCAGCCATATATTCGCAG GTGGTTATGCAGCTGGATACTACAGTTACAAG TGGGCCGAAGTACTCTCTGCTGATGCCTTCTCGGCATTTGAGGATGTCGGATTGGATAATGATAAG
- the LOC141642996 gene encoding GATA transcription factor 4-like isoform X2: MGGGNGIVKDQLLNFNNIHQIQPPQFQHQQQQLNNNSQHDVAEDKDKDPFFLSLPIHPAEEAAELEWLSHFVDDSFSPYSTPFPSGYAPKPEPETVNHEREPERKRARRVWATDSSPPPNNPVRKGSHKINCKKTCSHCGTQKTPQWRGGPNGPKTLCNACGVQYKKGRLWPEYRPASSPSYSRELHSSSHRKVMEMRMVKNKEETGP, from the exons ATGGGTGGTGGTAATGGTATAGTCAAAG ACCAACTTCTTAAtttcaacaacattcaccaaattcaacctcctcaattccaacaccaacaacaacagtTGAACAACAATTCCCAACATGATGTTGCTGAAGACAAAGATAAAGATCCTTTCTTTCTCTCCCTTCCAATTCACCCT GCAGAAGAAGCAGCAGAATTAGAGTGGTTATCTCACTTTGTAGACGACTCTTTCTCTCCATATTCAACCCCATTTCCATCTGGCTACGCCCCCAAACCCGAACCTGAAACTGTTAATCATGAGAGGGAACCAGAGAGGAAGCGGGCCAGGAGGGTCTGGGCCACGGACTCATCTCCACCGCCCAACAACCCGGTCCGGAAGGGCTCACATAAGATTAATTGTAAGAAGACTTGCAGCCACTGCGGAACACAGAAGACACCACAATGGCGGGGTGGCCCAAACGGCCCGAAAACCCTGTGTAATGCGTGTGGGGTGCAGTACAAGAAGGGTCGTTTATGGCCTGAATATCGGCCCGCTTCAAGTCCGAGTTACTCCAGGGAGTTGCACTCCAGTAGTCATAGGAAGGTGATGGAGATGAGGATGGTTAAGAACAAGGAGGAAACTGGACCTTAG
- the LOC141642996 gene encoding GATA transcription factor 4-like isoform X1: MGGGNGIVKGGDQLLNFNNIHQIQPPQFQHQQQQLNNNSQHDVAEDKDKDPFFLSLPIHPAEEAAELEWLSHFVDDSFSPYSTPFPSGYAPKPEPETVNHEREPERKRARRVWATDSSPPPNNPVRKGSHKINCKKTCSHCGTQKTPQWRGGPNGPKTLCNACGVQYKKGRLWPEYRPASSPSYSRELHSSSHRKVMEMRMVKNKEETGP; the protein is encoded by the exons ATGGGTGGTGGTAATGGTATAGTCAAAGGTGGAG ACCAACTTCTTAAtttcaacaacattcaccaaattcaacctcctcaattccaacaccaacaacaacagtTGAACAACAATTCCCAACATGATGTTGCTGAAGACAAAGATAAAGATCCTTTCTTTCTCTCCCTTCCAATTCACCCT GCAGAAGAAGCAGCAGAATTAGAGTGGTTATCTCACTTTGTAGACGACTCTTTCTCTCCATATTCAACCCCATTTCCATCTGGCTACGCCCCCAAACCCGAACCTGAAACTGTTAATCATGAGAGGGAACCAGAGAGGAAGCGGGCCAGGAGGGTCTGGGCCACGGACTCATCTCCACCGCCCAACAACCCGGTCCGGAAGGGCTCACATAAGATTAATTGTAAGAAGACTTGCAGCCACTGCGGAACACAGAAGACACCACAATGGCGGGGTGGCCCAAACGGCCCGAAAACCCTGTGTAATGCGTGTGGGGTGCAGTACAAGAAGGGTCGTTTATGGCCTGAATATCGGCCCGCTTCAAGTCCGAGTTACTCCAGGGAGTTGCACTCCAGTAGTCATAGGAAGGTGATGGAGATGAGGATGGTTAAGAACAAGGAGGAAACTGGACCTTAG